In Notamacropus eugenii isolate mMacEug1 chromosome 1, mMacEug1.pri_v2, whole genome shotgun sequence, one genomic interval encodes:
- the NDUFAF3 gene encoding NADH dehydrogenase [ubiquinone] 1 alpha subcomplex assembly factor 3 isoform X2 has translation MTYLRIWSSSWLPRRSHHLTPVDDELFQRTTITLLEKESPHIMYIDTYSPWGFTVNGNRVVGPCALVPHSVMQWNVGSHRDITEESFSLFWMLEPRIEIVVVGTGDRTEKLQPEILKAMRKRGIAVEVQDTPNACATFNFLCNEGRVAGAALIPPPGGSPSTLAPSSHVE, from the exons ATGACGTACCTACGCATTTGGAGCTCATCTTG GCTGCCACGGAGGAGCCACCACTTGACCCCTGTGGATGATGAGCTGTTCCAGAGGACCACCATTACCTTGTTGGAGAAAGAGTCGCCTCACATtatgtacatagatacatacagcCCCTGGGGCTTTACTGTCAATGGCAACCGCGTTGTGGGGCCCTGTGCCTTGGTCCCCCACTCTGTCATGCAGTGGAAT GTGGGGAGCCATCGGGATATCACAGAAGAGAGCTTCTCCCTTTTCTGGATGTTAGAGCCTCGAATTG AAATTGTGGTGGTGGGCACTGGAGACCGCACGGAAAAGTTACAGCCAGAGATTCTGAAGGCTATGAGAAAGCGTGGAATCGCTGTTGAGGTCCAGGATACG CCCAATGCCTGTGCCACATTCAACTTCCTGTGCAATGAGGGTCGGGTGGCTGGTGCTGCCCTCATTCCCCCACCTGGAGGCTCCCCTTCAACTCTGGCTCCATCTTCACATGTAGAATAA
- the NDUFAF3 gene encoding NADH dehydrogenase [ubiquinone] 1 alpha subcomplex assembly factor 3 isoform X1, which yields MAAVATAALRGLTRSVPVLRPTSGWLPRRSHHLTPVDDELFQRTTITLLEKESPHIMYIDTYSPWGFTVNGNRVVGPCALVPHSVMQWNVGSHRDITEESFSLFWMLEPRIEIVVVGTGDRTEKLQPEILKAMRKRGIAVEVQDTPNACATFNFLCNEGRVAGAALIPPPGGSPSTLAPSSHVE from the exons ATGGCCGCCGTCGCAACCGCCGCGCTCCGGGGACTGACGCGCTCCGTGCCCGTGCTGAGACCAACTTCGGGGTG GCTGCCACGGAGGAGCCACCACTTGACCCCTGTGGATGATGAGCTGTTCCAGAGGACCACCATTACCTTGTTGGAGAAAGAGTCGCCTCACATtatgtacatagatacatacagcCCCTGGGGCTTTACTGTCAATGGCAACCGCGTTGTGGGGCCCTGTGCCTTGGTCCCCCACTCTGTCATGCAGTGGAAT GTGGGGAGCCATCGGGATATCACAGAAGAGAGCTTCTCCCTTTTCTGGATGTTAGAGCCTCGAATTG AAATTGTGGTGGTGGGCACTGGAGACCGCACGGAAAAGTTACAGCCAGAGATTCTGAAGGCTATGAGAAAGCGTGGAATCGCTGTTGAGGTCCAGGATACG CCCAATGCCTGTGCCACATTCAACTTCCTGTGCAATGAGGGTCGGGTGGCTGGTGCTGCCCTCATTCCCCCACCTGGAGGCTCCCCTTCAACTCTGGCTCCATCTTCACATGTAGAATAA